A region from the Haloarcula limicola genome encodes:
- the nasA gene encoding assimilatory nitrate reductase NasA codes for MTHWKPTTCMRCAVGCGQHQRGVDQGYGVDKVRGDYDHPATAGLSCERGIRETENPDGEWLTEPLIRRGDTLRPTSWEQALGVVAAEFIQAIADDPDSVAVLGSGQQTNEAAYALGKVARGGIGTRHFDANTTLCMASAVRAYYDAFGSDAPPPTYDDIPEAETHVVWGANPAVAHPVLYRWILDSAADADSRLVVVDPVESETAADADQYVAPDPGTDLELARALLARLVGTDRIDRAFVDAYTEGYDELVDSLPDAASAAETAGVSMATVDALADAFADPTLLYWGMGVNQSTNGTDAARMLVNLCLATGNLGPGTGPFSLTGQANSMGARVVSSKETWPGQRPFTDQEHRATVASTWGVPLSRLPASSGPGPVGIVDQINRGNVDVCWTVATNPVAGMPDATNVERSLDDVFLVAQDAFRSETVEHADVVLPAATWGETEGTTMNMERRVSRVTAVSDTVDAVRQDLDIIAALGNRIDEDLFDEPPLDPETVFDEIRSLTEGTVADCSGITYDRLDAELAVRWPAPDEETQGGYRYYEGSESGSTDEGESWSFPTDSGRACFSAATYRGLPEPTDATYPLLLTTGRRAGAYNTGVRTRETASEVPTARIHPETAGQYIDLLDRGRTVVESRRARVTVDLAPDDSVPTGAIWMDVHNPAVNDLTVPAVDPDSNEPNYKQCAVRLASPDAGPTVTQNGLPRTGTLDGD; via the coding sequence ATGACTCACTGGAAGCCAACGACCTGTATGCGGTGTGCGGTCGGCTGCGGCCAGCACCAGCGCGGCGTCGACCAGGGGTACGGCGTCGACAAGGTCCGGGGCGACTACGACCACCCCGCGACGGCGGGACTGTCCTGCGAACGCGGCATCAGAGAGACCGAGAACCCCGACGGCGAGTGGCTCACGGAGCCGCTCATCCGCCGGGGTGACACGCTCAGACCCACCTCGTGGGAGCAGGCGCTCGGCGTCGTCGCGGCCGAGTTCATCCAGGCGATCGCCGACGACCCCGACAGCGTGGCGGTCCTCGGGAGCGGCCAGCAGACCAACGAGGCCGCCTACGCGCTGGGGAAGGTCGCTCGCGGCGGCATCGGCACCAGACACTTCGACGCGAACACGACGCTGTGTATGGCGAGCGCGGTCAGGGCATACTACGACGCCTTCGGCAGCGACGCGCCGCCGCCGACGTACGACGACATCCCCGAGGCGGAGACCCACGTCGTCTGGGGGGCGAACCCGGCGGTCGCCCATCCGGTGTTGTACCGGTGGATCCTCGACAGCGCCGCCGACGCGGACAGCCGGCTGGTCGTCGTCGACCCCGTCGAGAGCGAGACGGCCGCCGACGCCGACCAGTACGTCGCGCCCGACCCCGGCACCGACCTCGAACTCGCCCGCGCCCTCCTCGCGCGACTTGTCGGCACCGACCGAATCGACCGGGCGTTCGTCGACGCCTACACCGAGGGGTACGACGAACTGGTCGACTCGCTCCCGGACGCCGCGAGCGCCGCCGAGACGGCCGGCGTCTCGATGGCGACGGTCGACGCGCTGGCCGACGCCTTCGCGGACCCGACGCTGCTGTACTGGGGGATGGGCGTCAACCAGAGCACGAACGGCACCGACGCCGCGCGGATGCTCGTCAACCTCTGTCTGGCCACCGGGAACCTGGGGCCGGGGACCGGCCCGTTCTCGCTGACCGGACAGGCCAACTCGATGGGGGCTCGGGTCGTCTCCTCGAAGGAGACGTGGCCGGGTCAGCGGCCGTTCACCGACCAGGAACACCGGGCGACGGTCGCCTCGACCTGGGGCGTTCCGCTGAGTCGACTGCCCGCCTCCTCGGGGCCCGGGCCGGTCGGCATCGTCGACCAGATCAACCGCGGCAACGTCGACGTCTGTTGGACCGTCGCCACCAACCCCGTCGCGGGGATGCCCGACGCCACCAACGTCGAGCGCTCGCTCGACGACGTCTTCCTCGTCGCGCAGGACGCGTTCCGGTCGGAGACGGTCGAACACGCCGACGTGGTGTTGCCCGCGGCGACGTGGGGCGAGACCGAGGGGACGACGATGAACATGGAACGGCGCGTCTCCAGGGTCACCGCCGTGAGCGACACCGTCGACGCCGTCCGGCAGGACCTCGACATCATCGCGGCGCTCGGCAACCGCATCGACGAGGACCTCTTCGACGAACCGCCGCTCGACCCCGAGACCGTCTTCGACGAGATCCGGTCCCTGACTGAGGGGACCGTCGCGGACTGCTCGGGCATCACCTACGACCGCCTCGACGCGGAGCTGGCCGTCCGCTGGCCCGCCCCGGACGAGGAGACGCAGGGCGGGTATCGTTACTACGAGGGGAGCGAGAGCGGTAGCACCGACGAGGGCGAGTCGTGGTCGTTCCCCACCGACTCCGGGCGGGCGTGCTTCTCGGCGGCGACCTACCGCGGCCTGCCGGAACCGACCGACGCGACCTACCCGCTCCTCCTGACGACCGGGCGACGGGCCGGCGCGTACAACACGGGCGTCCGGACCCGCGAAACGGCCAGCGAGGTCCCGACGGCACGCATCCATCCGGAGACGGCCGGCCAGTACATCGACCTGCTGGACCGCGGCCGGACCGTCGTCGAATCGCGCCGCGCGCGAGTCACCGTCGACCTCGCGCCGGACGACAGCGTCCCGACCGGTGCCATCTGGATGGACGTTCACAATCCAGCGGTGAACGACCTGACGGTGCCGGCGGTCGACCCCGACTCGAATGAACCCAACTACAAGCAGTGCGCCGTCCGTCTCGCGTCCCCGGACGCCGGCCCGACGGTGACCCAGAACGGCCTGCCCCGAACCGGCACGCTCGACGGCGACTGA
- a CDS encoding MFS transporter yields the protein MGLIRMTKYRTLVLATIGFNFSFLIWFSFAPFTGPMAEEFGLTTAEIGILASSAIWMAPFGRMLTGWLSDKYGAPAIFAIVLTYVGVFSMASAFIETYSLFFVTRIIVATAGITFVIGIQHVAEWWEEENLGLAEGIYAGVGNAGAAAGALVLPRVFGSGWNGPLFSTNWRAAFFYTGVVSIFLAVAYYTLGEAAKSEEKRQATKDNASFRDWLHTATRYGTVVLALAYVMSFGLELSMNGWLATYYREAFNQDNLVLASTFAATFSVAAGLLRPIGGYVSDVLARKEKDILPFFRGRYREQWTFVTLCFIVVTMFAMTLAGLSGVLLNAVVVGFLVGTACAFAEGSIFAMVPSMFPNSSGAVAGVVGGVGTVGGILFPLVYSAPWLANLHLGYSVVAASMIPIVLLSAWVFRPEVAKVANTAGFVGGGEPEQVTSGSD from the coding sequence ATGGGACTGATCAGGATGACGAAGTACCGGACGCTCGTGCTCGCCACCATCGGGTTCAACTTCTCCTTTCTCATCTGGTTCTCCTTCGCGCCGTTCACGGGGCCGATGGCCGAGGAGTTCGGGCTGACGACGGCCGAGATCGGTATCCTCGCCAGCTCGGCCATCTGGATGGCACCGTTCGGACGGATGCTCACCGGGTGGCTCTCCGATAAGTACGGTGCGCCGGCGATCTTCGCCATCGTGCTGACGTACGTCGGCGTGTTCTCGATGGCGAGCGCGTTCATCGAGACGTACTCGCTGTTCTTCGTGACGCGCATCATCGTCGCGACGGCGGGCATCACGTTCGTCATCGGCATCCAGCATGTCGCCGAGTGGTGGGAAGAGGAGAACCTCGGCCTCGCCGAGGGCATCTACGCCGGCGTCGGCAACGCCGGGGCCGCGGCGGGCGCGCTCGTCCTCCCGCGCGTGTTCGGCTCCGGGTGGAACGGGCCGCTGTTCTCGACGAACTGGCGCGCCGCCTTCTTCTACACCGGCGTCGTCTCGATCTTCCTCGCCGTCGCGTACTACACGCTCGGAGAGGCCGCAAAGAGCGAGGAGAAGCGCCAGGCGACCAAGGACAACGCGAGCTTCAGGGACTGGCTCCACACGGCCACGCGCTATGGGACCGTCGTCCTCGCGCTCGCGTACGTCATGTCGTTCGGCCTCGAACTGTCAATGAACGGCTGGCTCGCCACCTACTACCGCGAGGCGTTCAACCAGGACAACCTCGTCCTCGCGAGCACGTTCGCCGCGACGTTCTCCGTCGCGGCCGGCCTGCTCCGCCCGATCGGCGGCTACGTCAGCGACGTGCTCGCGCGCAAGGAGAAAGATATCCTGCCGTTCTTCCGCGGTCGCTACCGCGAGCAGTGGACGTTCGTCACGCTGTGTTTCATCGTCGTGACGATGTTCGCGATGACGCTCGCCGGTCTCTCCGGCGTCCTGCTGAACGCCGTCGTCGTCGGCTTCCTCGTCGGCACGGCCTGTGCCTTCGCCGAGGGCTCCATCTTCGCGATGGTCCCCTCGATGTTTCCCAACAGCTCCGGCGCGGTCGCAGGCGTCGTCGGCGGCGTCGGCACGGTCGGCGGCATCCTCTTCCCGCTGGTCTACTCCGCCCCGTGGCTGGCGAACCTCCACCTCGGCTACTCCGTCGTCGCGGCGTCGATGATCCCCATCGTGTTGCTGTCGGCGTGGGTGTTCCGCCCGGAGGTAGCGAAAGTCGCCAACACGGCCGGCTTCGTCGGCGGCGGCGAACCCGAGCAGGTCACGAGCGGGAGCGACTGA
- a CDS encoding molybdopterin molybdotransferase MoeA, translating into MTDRQDAGFREHTPLSEALARFDEQVSPHGRTETVPVAEADERWLAAALTARRDVPGEARAAMDGYAVLAEDTLGASERAPVVLDRNDRAGQGRATPVHTGSELPAGADAVVRVERTEDRGGDVAVRATVAPGENVAPAGEDVAAGTDLFGAGHRLTPADLAVAKSTGHQRLTVAERPRVSVVPTGEELVEDDPGPGQTVETNALMVSRLAERWGGTATYRDIVTDDANALGEAIERDTDHDVVVTTGGSSVGERDLLPEVVDDRGEMRVHGVAIKPGHPLGFGVVDGTPILVLPGYPVSCLVGAVSFLRPAIAWLAGAEPDPIAETTATLTERIHSDLGTTQFVRVGLDDGDATPVRASGAGVLSSAVEADGWVVVGPETEVLDVDATVTVERWP; encoded by the coding sequence ATGACCGACCGCCAGGACGCCGGGTTCCGCGAGCACACGCCGCTCTCCGAGGCGCTGGCCCGCTTCGACGAGCAGGTCTCCCCCCACGGGCGCACCGAAACGGTTCCGGTGGCCGAGGCCGACGAGCGCTGGCTGGCGGCCGCGCTCACCGCCCGTCGGGACGTGCCCGGCGAGGCGCGCGCGGCGATGGACGGCTACGCGGTCCTCGCCGAGGACACGCTCGGTGCCAGCGAGCGCGCGCCGGTCGTCTTAGACCGGAACGATCGCGCGGGCCAGGGCCGGGCCACGCCGGTCCACACCGGGAGCGAACTCCCCGCGGGGGCCGACGCCGTCGTGAGAGTCGAACGGACCGAGGACCGGGGCGGCGACGTCGCGGTGCGGGCGACGGTCGCACCGGGCGAAAACGTCGCGCCCGCGGGCGAGGACGTGGCCGCGGGGACCGACCTCTTCGGAGCGGGCCACCGACTGACGCCCGCGGATCTCGCGGTCGCCAAGAGCACGGGCCACCAGCGACTCACCGTCGCCGAGCGGCCCCGCGTGAGCGTCGTGCCGACGGGCGAGGAACTGGTCGAGGACGACCCCGGCCCGGGCCAGACCGTCGAGACGAACGCGCTGATGGTCTCCCGACTGGCCGAGCGCTGGGGCGGGACCGCGACGTACCGCGACATCGTCACGGACGACGCGAACGCGCTGGGGGAGGCGATCGAGCGGGATACCGACCACGACGTCGTGGTGACGACCGGCGGCTCCTCGGTCGGGGAACGCGACCTCTTGCCCGAAGTAGTCGACGACCGCGGCGAGATGCGCGTCCACGGCGTCGCCATCAAGCCCGGCCACCCCCTCGGCTTCGGCGTGGTCGACGGGACGCCGATACTGGTCCTCCCGGGCTACCCCGTCTCCTGTCTCGTCGGTGCCGTCTCCTTCCTCCGGCCCGCGATAGCGTGGCTCGCGGGCGCGGAACCGGACCCCATCGCCGAGACGACGGCGACGCTGACCGAGCGGATCCACAGCGACCTCGGGACGACGCAGTTCGTCCGCGTCGGGCTGGACGACGGCGACGCGACGCCGGTGCGGGCCTCGGGCGCGGGCGTCCTCTCCAGCGCCGTCGAGGCCGACGGCTGGGTCGTCGTCGGCCCGGAGACCGAGGTGCTCGACGTCGACGCGACGGTGACCGTCGAGCGCTGGCCCTAG
- a CDS encoding molybdopterin synthase, producing the protein MHVLRVVGPSDAGKTTLVERLTERLAEEGRVATVKHIDCDPDVDTEGKDTARHRAAGAGETYGVTSDGSWFATGENRSLSDLLDGFAPEYDYALVEGYGDATLPTVVLGGEGGDAADDSDGREYAGEILQRAPDADSVDVEAALDALAETEPYETLESLVRRAKRSPDAEFSGAIATFTGRVRARDGPEDAATEFLEFEKYDGVAEEKMAAISEELEAREGVYDVVLHHRTGVVEAGEDIVFVVVLAGHRAEAFETVEDGIDRLKAEVPLFKKEVTVDGEFWAHQHEEHSHD; encoded by the coding sequence ATGCACGTACTTCGCGTCGTCGGCCCGTCCGACGCCGGCAAGACGACGCTCGTCGAACGGCTCACCGAGCGGCTGGCCGAGGAGGGCCGCGTGGCGACCGTGAAACACATCGACTGCGACCCGGACGTGGACACCGAGGGGAAGGACACGGCCCGCCACCGAGCGGCCGGAGCCGGGGAGACCTACGGCGTCACGAGCGACGGGTCGTGGTTCGCGACCGGCGAGAACCGGTCGCTCTCGGACCTGCTCGACGGCTTCGCGCCCGAGTACGACTACGCGCTCGTCGAGGGGTACGGCGACGCGACTCTGCCGACCGTCGTGTTGGGCGGCGAGGGAGGCGACGCAGCGGACGACAGCGACGGGCGAGAGTACGCGGGCGAGATACTCCAGCGCGCGCCCGACGCCGACTCGGTGGACGTCGAAGCGGCACTGGACGCGCTCGCGGAGACGGAACCCTACGAGACGCTCGAATCGCTCGTTCGGCGAGCCAAGCGCTCGCCCGACGCGGAGTTCTCGGGGGCCATCGCCACGTTCACCGGTCGAGTCCGTGCCCGCGACGGTCCCGAGGACGCGGCGACGGAGTTCCTGGAGTTCGAGAAGTACGACGGCGTCGCCGAGGAGAAGATGGCGGCGATCAGCGAGGAACTCGAAGCTCGCGAGGGCGTCTACGACGTAGTGTTACACCACCGCACCGGCGTCGTCGAGGCCGGCGAGGACATCGTCTTCGTCGTCGTCCTCGCGGGCCACCGCGCGGAGGCCTTCGAGACCGTCGAGGACGGCATCGACCGCCTGAAGGCCGAGGTCCCGCTGTTCAAGAAGGAGGTCACGGTCGACGGGGAGTTCTGGGCGCACCAGCACGAGGAACACAGCCACGACTAA
- the moaA gene encoding GTP 3',8-cyclase MoaA → MLADQFGREVTGVRVSLTDRCNFDCVYCHNEGLGDTRGPMDPQDDEMSADDVVRFLEVAAEFDVDAVKFTGGEPMLRGDLTEIVRRTPDELEVSMTTNGTFLPDRAEELVDAGLERVNVSQDALDPDDFAKVTQSGAYEQVIEGVEAALDAGLAPVKLNMVVFQGTKPYLPEMVDHVAENDGLRLQLIEYMPELVGNADWAVDTAAMHEWLAGQADRIEQREMHGRSRYFIDGGMVEVVDPVGNEEFCANCHRVRVTHDGYLKGCLNRNDDLRSMGEMTEAEIRETFRETVENRVPYYGEYMVEEDGEWVVNERYLDDPPTADD, encoded by the coding sequence ATGCTCGCTGACCAGTTCGGACGGGAGGTCACCGGCGTTCGCGTCTCGCTGACCGACCGGTGTAACTTCGACTGCGTCTACTGCCACAACGAGGGGCTCGGCGACACGCGCGGCCCGATGGACCCGCAGGACGACGAGATGTCGGCCGACGACGTGGTCCGCTTCCTGGAGGTCGCCGCGGAATTCGACGTGGACGCGGTGAAGTTCACCGGCGGCGAACCGATGCTCCGGGGGGACCTCACGGAGATCGTCCGTCGGACGCCCGACGAACTGGAGGTGTCGATGACGACCAACGGCACCTTCCTGCCGGACCGGGCCGAGGAGCTCGTCGACGCCGGGCTGGAGCGAGTGAACGTCTCGCAGGACGCCTTGGACCCCGACGACTTCGCGAAGGTGACGCAGTCGGGGGCCTACGAGCAAGTTATAGAGGGCGTCGAAGCCGCCCTCGACGCCGGCCTCGCGCCGGTGAAGCTCAACATGGTCGTCTTTCAGGGGACCAAACCGTACCTCCCCGAGATGGTCGACCACGTCGCCGAGAACGACGGGCTGCGCCTCCAGCTCATCGAGTACATGCCGGAGCTGGTCGGCAACGCCGACTGGGCGGTCGACACCGCGGCGATGCACGAGTGGCTGGCGGGGCAGGCCGACCGCATCGAGCAGCGGGAGATGCACGGTCGTTCGCGGTACTTCATCGACGGCGGGATGGTCGAGGTGGTCGACCCGGTCGGCAACGAGGAGTTCTGCGCCAACTGTCACCGGGTCCGAGTCACTCACGACGGCTATCTCAAGGGCTGTCTGAACCGCAACGACGACCTGCGGTCGATGGGCGAGATGACCGAGGCGGAGATCCGGGAGACGTTCCGCGAGACGGTCGAGAACCGCGTCCCGTACTACGGCGAGTACATGGTCGAGGAGGACGGGGAGTGGGTCGTCAACGAGAGGTATCTCGACGACCCGCCGACGGCCGACGACTGA
- the nasA gene encoding assimilatory nitrate reductase NasA, producing the protein MRCAVGCGHVQQAADIGYGIDTVRGDAAHPVNQGLACARGIQESRDPDGQWLTRPLVRSGGELRQTTWDVALARAVEGLREAHERDPDSVAVLGSGQQTNEAAYALGKLARGGFGTRNYDANTTLCMASAVTAYYQAFGSDAPPCTYADIEDADRHVVWGANPAVAHPVMFRWIRQAADEEDVEIIVVDPVRSETAENSEHHVAPDPGKDLALARAVLARIVETDRVDEAFVESATDGFDALLDVLPDAERAAETAGVPTAKVDLLADALDQQALVYWGMGINQHVQGTETARALVDLTLATGNLRPGGGPFSLTGQANSMGTRVCSSKGSWPGQRAFEDPNHRRTVADRWDVPVDRLPDDPGPGPVGVLEAGPDAVWTVATNPVAGMPEADTAREALGDAFVVAQDAFHTETTELADVVLPAATWGESEGTTTNMERTISRVRAATEVPSGVRPDLDIIATIGSRLFGLFESTSPDPESIFEEFTALTEGTVADCSGITYDRLEDAHAVRWPAPDVESAGGYRYYDADTDEGESWSFPTVSGNAQFSTGRQAALPEPTDDDYPLTLTTAREADGYNTGVRSRGGAAGDLVARVHPDTVDEHADDVTEDRLAVVSRRGSATARLDPDEGVPRGMVWLPIHHPETNRLTLSELDPQSREPHFKQCAVRLTAPEAELPPATAD; encoded by the coding sequence ATGCGGTGTGCGGTCGGCTGCGGTCACGTGCAGCAGGCGGCCGACATCGGCTACGGGATCGACACCGTCCGCGGCGACGCCGCCCATCCGGTCAATCAGGGGCTGGCCTGTGCCCGCGGCATTCAGGAGAGCAGGGATCCAGACGGTCAGTGGTTGACGCGCCCGCTCGTCCGCAGCGGCGGCGAACTCCGGCAGACGACGTGGGACGTGGCGCTGGCCCGCGCCGTCGAGGGGCTGCGCGAGGCCCACGAACGGGACCCCGACAGCGTGGCGGTCCTCGGGAGCGGCCAGCAGACCAACGAGGCCGCCTACGCGCTGGGGAAACTGGCCCGCGGCGGATTCGGGACGCGCAACTACGACGCGAACACGACGCTGTGCATGGCGAGCGCGGTCACGGCGTACTATCAGGCGTTCGGCAGCGACGCCCCGCCGTGTACCTACGCCGACATCGAGGACGCCGACCGCCACGTCGTCTGGGGGGCGAACCCGGCGGTCGCCCACCCCGTGATGTTCCGCTGGATACGGCAGGCCGCGGACGAGGAAGACGTGGAGATCATCGTCGTGGATCCGGTGCGCTCCGAGACGGCCGAGAACTCGGAGCACCACGTCGCGCCCGACCCCGGAAAGGACCTCGCGCTGGCGCGGGCGGTGCTCGCTCGGATCGTCGAGACCGACCGCGTGGACGAGGCGTTCGTCGAATCGGCCACCGACGGCTTCGACGCGCTGCTCGACGTGTTGCCCGACGCCGAGCGCGCCGCCGAGACGGCCGGCGTCCCGACGGCGAAGGTGGACCTGCTGGCCGACGCGCTGGACCAGCAAGCCCTCGTCTACTGGGGGATGGGTATCAACCAGCACGTCCAAGGAACTGAGACGGCGCGGGCGCTCGTCGACCTGACGCTCGCCACCGGCAACCTCCGGCCCGGCGGCGGCCCGTTCTCGCTGACCGGGCAGGCCAACTCGATGGGGACCCGCGTCTGTTCCTCGAAGGGGTCGTGGCCCGGACAGCGAGCGTTCGAGGACCCGAATCACCGCCGGACCGTCGCGGACCGCTGGGACGTGCCGGTCGACCGCCTGCCCGACGACCCCGGGCCGGGACCGGTCGGCGTCCTCGAAGCCGGTCCCGACGCGGTCTGGACCGTCGCCACCAACCCCGTTGCGGGGATGCCGGAGGCCGACACCGCCCGCGAGGCGCTCGGCGACGCCTTCGTCGTCGCGCAGGACGCCTTCCACACGGAGACGACCGAGCTCGCCGACGTGGTGTTGCCCGCGGCGACGTGGGGCGAGAGCGAGGGGACGACAACCAACATGGAGCGGACCATCTCGCGGGTCCGGGCGGCGACCGAGGTGCCGAGCGGCGTCCGACCGGACCTCGACATCATCGCTACCATCGGCTCGCGACTGTTCGGCCTCTTCGAGAGCACGTCGCCGGACCCCGAATCGATATTCGAGGAGTTCACCGCGCTCACCGAGGGGACCGTCGCGGACTGCTCGGGCATCACCTACGACCGGCTGGAGGACGCTCACGCGGTCCGGTGGCCCGCGCCCGACGTCGAGAGCGCCGGCGGGTACCGCTACTACGACGCCGACACCGACGAGGGCGAGTCGTGGTCATTTCCGACGGTGTCGGGCAACGCACAGTTCTCCACCGGCCGGCAGGCCGCCCTGCCGGAACCGACCGACGACGACTACCCGCTGACCCTGACGACCGCGCGGGAGGCCGACGGCTACAACACGGGCGTCCGGTCGCGCGGCGGGGCCGCCGGCGACCTCGTGGCCCGGGTCCATCCCGACACCGTCGACGAGCACGCCGACGACGTGACTGAAGACCGTCTCGCGGTGGTCTCCCGGCGCGGGTCCGCGACCGCTCGCCTCGACCCCGACGAGGGCGTCCCTCGGGGGATGGTGTGGCTGCCGATCCACCATCCGGAGACCAACCGGCTCACGCTCTCGGAACTGGACCCGCAGTCGAGGGAACCGCACTTCAAGCAGTGCGCGGTCAGGCTCACCGCACCCGAGGCGGAACTGCCGCCGGCGACCGCGGACTGA